In Bacteroidota bacterium, the DNA window TTTGCTCAATGGGAGTATCTTAGAACGTCTAAAACTCTTTTTAGGATTTTACATTATGGAGATTCCCAAATTGAAATGGACAGAATCACTGCCTATATTCGCGAGAAACTGCAACATCAATTTGGCGGAGGCGGTCCCGGTCTGTTGCCCGCATTGCAATTAGTCCCTTCATACACCATACAACAAAGCAGTTCTGACAACTGGAAAAGAAGGGTATCTTTTGGGATTGAAGATGACAGAGCTTCTCACGGACACTACGGTGTAGCCGGCACATTATGCAATTTCGATTCTGCATTTGCAACTGTCAGTATCCGCCCGCGCAATCGCAAGGTATTCTATAATCTTCAAAAATTTGAAACGGCTAAAATACTGGTGGGCAGGTTATCTACACCACTTAACGTAAGTATTTCTTACCCTCGCGGAACCAATACCCAAACGGTACACCCAAAGAATACAGAACAAATGATTCGGTGGAATTTTGATACTGCACAAGCCTATTTTAACTTTAGTTTCAGAGGAGATACCACTGCTGATATACTGGGAATTGCCATTGACCCAAAATGGGGAATTGTGTTAGATAATATTCCTTGGCGTGGCTCTTCCGGGCTTACTTTTACTTCCATCAGTAAGTCTTCTCTCAAGAAAACATATCAGTTTCTGAATGTAAAAATGGTGATTATGCAGTTTGGAGGCAATAGTGTTCCATACTTAAAGAATGCAACTATGATAGAGAACTTCGTTCAGCGCTTTGGCAGACAAATCGAACATATCAAAGCGATTGACCCAAGCATTCGAATTCTCATCATTGGTCCTTCGGATATGTCAGTCAACGAAAATGGTCAGATGGTTACCTATCCTCTTTTAGAAACCCTGATTACCAGAATGCGAGAAGTGAGTAATGAAAAAGGGGCTGCTTATTGGAGTCTTTATCACGCTATGGGTGGAAAGAACAGCATGCCAAAATGGGTAAAAGCCCAACCTCCGCTTGGAGCACCGGATTACATCCATTTTTCACAGCAAGGTGCAAATGAAATTGCTGTATTACTTAAAAATGCAATTTGGCGAGAATACGATATCTATCAGAAGAAAAAGAGATTAGAAACGAACCCAAGTGAATAGGTTATTATTGTGCATAGTACTTTTAGTTTCTGTTGGCAAATCACGCGGGCAGGATTTCATCTCATTTGAAAACACGTACTCTTTTATTCAATACGACATAAACAAAATTGATTTACCGGGTGACAGTCTTGATTTTATGTTGTTTATGCAAAAGTTTGACAAACTTGTGAGTTCCGGACATGGCAATCTGAATATTGTACATTTCGGGGGTTCGCATGTCCAAGCAGATATGTGGACACGTAAAATCAGACAAAATTTCGACCGATTTCTCAACCAGCAAGTAACAAGCAGAGGAAGTATTTTCCCCTATAAAGCAGTTAAAACCAATGGTTCACTTCAATTCGATGTAGAATACAATAAGACATGGAACGGGTTGCGTAATGTAATGCTGAACGGCAGTGGTGCAAAAATGGGTTTGATGGGTTGGAGAGCTACAGCCAGAGACAGCGGACAATATATTAAGATAGTGCTGAAAAATGATGATTACAGCCGCTTTTACTTTGATGAACTTCGTGTTTTTTATGATACCGGAGTCAACTACTTTGCTTTCAGTATTGAGGTGGACACTATGTTGTATATGTCAGATTTTGACACCCTTTGTAATTGTGCAAAGTTCACATTTGACAAACCTGCCAATAGTTTTATTCTAACGGTACACAAATTGGATTCGCTGCAAAACGAATTCAATCTTTATGGCATCCAAACGCAACTACACGGACCGGGATTAACTTATCATTCGGTGGGAATCAACGGGGCTTCTGTTCCTTCATACCTGAATTGCCCTGATTTAGAACAACAACTTGCTTTGCTGCATCCTGATTTGATTATTTTTTCGATTGGAATTAATGATGCCTTTGGCAAAAACTTTACTCGCGAAGGGTTTGAGAGAGATTATACTGAACTTATACGCAGAATCAAGACCACTTGCCCCAATACTGCCATCTTGTTCACCACCAACACCGACAGCTATAAGACAGTCAGAAGAAGAACATACAAAAACTACAATGGAAATGATGTGAGGGCGGCCATGTATAATTTAGCAAAGAAAAATGGGGCTGCTGTGTGGGATTTGTATTCTGTGATGGGAGGATTAGGTTCGATAGCAGCATGGCGAAAGCACGGGATGGCTCAACGAGATTTAATCCACCTTACAAACACAGGATACACCTACCTTGGCGACCTTTTCTTTGAAGCGTTTTTAAAAAAATACGACAGTTTTCTGATAACACCTTTCGCAAACTTTTCTTATGAATGAAATTTATAAAGAATATATCATCAAACTGCTGACTTACTCTCCAGCTAACCCACTCATTTTCACGGGTGTGTATTTTTGGGGATTTTTTGCAGTTGTCTTTGGTATTTTTTCTATCATTCACAAACGTATTACGCTTCGTAATCTCTTTCTATTTGTAGCAAGTATTTTCTTCTATTACAAAACCAGCGGATTGTATTTTACACTCCTATTGCTCACTATTTTTTACGATTATTTCATAGGACACAGCATTTATAAATCCCAAAATTCCTTAGTCCGAAAACTTTGGCTTACGCTCAGTATAGTGCTTAATCTATCTATCCTTGCCTATTTTAAATATGCATACTTTTTTACCGATTCCTATAATGCCATTTTCGGAACTGATTACAAAGTGTTGAATTACTTTGCCATGTTCAAGCACACCTTAACCGGCTCAGGTTCAATAGTTGACAAAATCTTACTACCAATCGGAATTTCTTTTTACACCTTTCAATCTATAAGCTATACCGTTGATATCTATCAAAAGAAGTTAAAACCACTAAACAACATTCTGGACTATGGATTTTTTGTTTCCTTCTTTCCACCGCTGGTTTCAGGTCCAATTTCCAGAGCTTCGGAGTTTATTCCTCAGATGTTAAGCAAATACCATATTACAGGCTATCAATTCGGATTTGCGGTATTTATGATTTTGCAGGGATTGCTTAAAAAAATGGTCTTTGGTGACTATATGGCATTTCACTTTATTGATAAAATATATGCTGCTCCCGAGACCTATCCGGGTTTTGCAAACCTGATGGCTGCTTTGTGCTATTCATTGCAGGTTTACTTGGATTTTTCGGGTTATACAGATATTGCCATCGGTGTGGCTTTGCTCATGGGATTCAGGTTTATGACAAACTTCAACTCTCCTTACAAAGCCCTAAATGTGGCTGATTTCTGGAGACGCTGGCACATCAGCCTTTCCACTTGGCTCAGAGATTATCTTTATATCCCATTGGGAGGAAACAGAAAGGGTACTTGGGCTTCTCATTTAATCATTGCCTTCATAGCATGTATCTTGGTTTTACTTATTGGGGACTACAATTATTTTTGGATTTTTGGCGCAATTGCTTTGCTATTTATCATACTAAGCAAAATCTTTCCTGCATTTAAAAAACAAGTGGACTTAAATATTAACTTAATGATAACCATGCTGCTTGGCGGTCTTTGGCACGGTTCTACTTGGAATTTTATTATTTGGGGCGGAATCAATGGATTAGGGTTGGTTGTCTATAAACTATGGAAAAAAATCAGCCCTTATGAGAAGCTTAAAGGGTGGTATATACGTGCTTTTAAAATTGCACTGACTTTTGCTTTTGTCAGCTATACAAGAATTTGGTTTAGAGCACCCAACAAAGAAATCGCAGACACAGTTCGTTCTAAAATTTTCTCTGACATGGACTGGTCTTTGGCAGAGGCAGTGTTGATGGGGTATTGGAAAGTCTTTGTACTATTTTTGTTGGGAATGATAGTACACTGGCTGCCACGTTCACTCAAACTCAAATACAGATTTGCATTTATCAAATCTCCCGTACCTGTCAAATTGCTTGCGGTTGTACTTACTATGTTTCTAATCTGGCAAACAGTTACAGCCGGATTTATGCCTTTTATTTATTTTCAGTTTTAAGTTTGCTAAATAGAAACAAAAATTGTGTGGCTTGAAAAATTTATTGCTTTGAAACTTTATCACTATCAATAAAAATCCATATTTGCTTCATGATAGATAAAATCAAATCAGTTGCAAAATTTATTTCTCCAAAATTTCAAACGCTACATCTGGATTATAAGGTCAAACCCCAACCCAGATATGGGCACGGAAATCCTCCGCATGCACTATTATTTGATTTAATCAATCAAAACCGAGCAATTTATAAAGCAAACTTGGAGTATTTTTTGACACTCGCCCAACACATTCACCAAATTCAAGACACACAAACAGAACAAAACGAGAACAATCCTTCTTGGAACAATGGGTTCTTGCCGGGTCTTGACATCGTGAGTATATATGGCATGATTGCTAAGTACAAACCTAAAAAATACATTGAAATAGGTTCAGGTAACTCAACAAAAGTGGCGCGAAAATCTGTTTCCGAAAATAAAACAAGCTCTGAAATCATTTCTATTGACCCTTTTCCCAGAGCCAATATTGATCATTTGGCAGACAAGGTTATCAGGACACCTTTCGAAAATCTTACCGATAACAAATTTATCATTGAATCGTTGGGTGAAAATGATATTTTATTTATTGACAACTCGCACCGCCTTTTTCCAAATTCAGACGTAATGGTCTGCTTTATGGAATTACTCCCTTTTATGAAAAAGGGAGTAATTGTGCATATACACGACATCTATCTGCCTTATGATTATCCGCAGTTTATGTGTAACAGATTTTACAACGAGCAATATATGCTCGCCATGTTAATTCTGGCTAATCCAAACAGATATAGCCCCATTTTGCCCAATTATTTTATAAGCCAAGACCCTGAATTGTCGCAAAGTATTGCGCCAATATGGAACCATCCCAATCTAATTAATGTAGAAAGGCACGGAGATTCCTGTTGGTTACAAATAAATTAAGGAGTCAAATATTATTTGC includes these proteins:
- a CDS encoding GDSL-type esterase/lipase family protein encodes the protein MITPAKVLGFIIASYLSILTLSVALDYTIKGNSTIKYFTISHIIGFEKFKSERLESLDKQKLASEKEEYEHELLASMKTLADSVNVAQKIADLDSTRFWLPNNNRAFWDELFAQWEYLRTSKTLFRILHYGDSQIEMDRITAYIREKLQHQFGGGGPGLLPALQLVPSYTIQQSSSDNWKRRVSFGIEDDRASHGHYGVAGTLCNFDSAFATVSIRPRNRKVFYNLQKFETAKILVGRLSTPLNVSISYPRGTNTQTVHPKNTEQMIRWNFDTAQAYFNFSFRGDTTADILGIAIDPKWGIVLDNIPWRGSSGLTFTSISKSSLKKTYQFLNVKMVIMQFGGNSVPYLKNATMIENFVQRFGRQIEHIKAIDPSIRILIIGPSDMSVNENGQMVTYPLLETLITRMREVSNEKGAAYWSLYHAMGGKNSMPKWVKAQPPLGAPDYIHFSQQGANEIAVLLKNAIWREYDIYQKKKRLETNPSE
- a CDS encoding GDSL-type esterase/lipase family protein, giving the protein MNRLLLCIVLLVSVGKSRGQDFISFENTYSFIQYDINKIDLPGDSLDFMLFMQKFDKLVSSGHGNLNIVHFGGSHVQADMWTRKIRQNFDRFLNQQVTSRGSIFPYKAVKTNGSLQFDVEYNKTWNGLRNVMLNGSGAKMGLMGWRATARDSGQYIKIVLKNDDYSRFYFDELRVFYDTGVNYFAFSIEVDTMLYMSDFDTLCNCAKFTFDKPANSFILTVHKLDSLQNEFNLYGIQTQLHGPGLTYHSVGINGASVPSYLNCPDLEQQLALLHPDLIIFSIGINDAFGKNFTREGFERDYTELIRRIKTTCPNTAILFTTNTDSYKTVRRRTYKNYNGNDVRAAMYNLAKKNGAAVWDLYSVMGGLGSIAAWRKHGMAQRDLIHLTNTGYTYLGDLFFEAFLKKYDSFLITPFANFSYE
- a CDS encoding MBOAT family protein — its product is MNEIYKEYIIKLLTYSPANPLIFTGVYFWGFFAVVFGIFSIIHKRITLRNLFLFVASIFFYYKTSGLYFTLLLLTIFYDYFIGHSIYKSQNSLVRKLWLTLSIVLNLSILAYFKYAYFFTDSYNAIFGTDYKVLNYFAMFKHTLTGSGSIVDKILLPIGISFYTFQSISYTVDIYQKKLKPLNNILDYGFFVSFFPPLVSGPISRASEFIPQMLSKYHITGYQFGFAVFMILQGLLKKMVFGDYMAFHFIDKIYAAPETYPGFANLMAALCYSLQVYLDFSGYTDIAIGVALLMGFRFMTNFNSPYKALNVADFWRRWHISLSTWLRDYLYIPLGGNRKGTWASHLIIAFIACILVLLIGDYNYFWIFGAIALLFIILSKIFPAFKKQVDLNINLMITMLLGGLWHGSTWNFIIWGGINGLGLVVYKLWKKISPYEKLKGWYIRAFKIALTFAFVSYTRIWFRAPNKEIADTVRSKIFSDMDWSLAEAVLMGYWKVFVLFLLGMIVHWLPRSLKLKYRFAFIKSPVPVKLLAVVLTMFLIWQTVTAGFMPFIYFQF
- a CDS encoding class I SAM-dependent methyltransferase; amino-acid sequence: MIDKIKSVAKFISPKFQTLHLDYKVKPQPRYGHGNPPHALLFDLINQNRAIYKANLEYFLTLAQHIHQIQDTQTEQNENNPSWNNGFLPGLDIVSIYGMIAKYKPKKYIEIGSGNSTKVARKSVSENKTSSEIISIDPFPRANIDHLADKVIRTPFENLTDNKFIIESLGENDILFIDNSHRLFPNSDVMVCFMELLPFMKKGVIVHIHDIYLPYDYPQFMCNRFYNEQYMLAMLILANPNRYSPILPNYFISQDPELSQSIAPIWNHPNLINVERHGDSCWLQIN